The following are from one region of the Verrucomicrobiaceae bacterium genome:
- a CDS encoding winged helix-turn-helix transcriptional regulator gives MPKQLDMTAGENCVCFNLRWVTRAVTAFYDAEMRRHGIRPTQGSILAALQTKDSWNMVELSDWLGMERTTLVRNLRPLQRDGFVEITGGGRGNLVELTITAKGRKQVAKLAPAWRNAQSAMVATLGEKRWSAILSDLEEAALALSK, from the coding sequence ATGCCAAAACAACTCGACATGACCGCTGGAGAGAACTGCGTGTGCTTCAACCTGCGATGGGTGACACGGGCGGTGACGGCGTTCTATGACGCCGAGATGCGGCGGCACGGGATTCGTCCCACTCAGGGTTCCATCCTGGCGGCCTTGCAGACCAAGGATAGTTGGAACATGGTTGAGCTGAGTGATTGGCTCGGCATGGAGCGCACGACTTTAGTGCGGAATCTTCGACCTTTGCAACGAGATGGTTTCGTGGAAATCACCGGGGGTGGACGCGGCAATCTGGTGGAGCTCACGATCACCGCCAAGGGCCGGAAGCAAGTTGCGAAGCTCGCTCCAGCGTGGAGAAACGCTCAAAGCGCCATGGTCGCAACACTCGGCGAAAAACGCTGGTCAGCCATCCTTTCCGATCTGGAAGAGGCAGCCTTGGCGTTGAGCAAGTAG
- a CDS encoding Rieske (2Fe-2S) protein, which produces MTPQAIEVAKVSEFPPGTMRAVDVAGFELLLVNADGRLFAMSRRCGHMNASLADGVLKGNVVTCAFHSARFDVATAGKVGDAVLVRPAGADQAPPELAAYLAKAGKLTAGIKTHDCQKFDVVVEGDIIKVVI; this is translated from the coding sequence ATGACACCCCAAGCCATCGAAGTCGCCAAAGTCAGTGAATTCCCTCCTGGCACCATGCGTGCCGTGGATGTCGCCGGATTCGAACTCCTGCTCGTCAATGCAGACGGACGCCTATTCGCCATGAGTCGCCGTTGCGGCCACATGAACGCCTCGCTCGCCGACGGCGTGCTGAAAGGCAATGTCGTGACCTGTGCCTTCCACTCAGCACGGTTCGACGTGGCCACCGCAGGCAAAGTCGGCGACGCCGTGCTGGTTCGTCCCGCAGGCGCAGATCAAGCCCCACCAGAACTGGCCGCCTATCTGGCCAAGGCTGGAAAATTGACAGCAGGAATCAAAACGCACGACTGCCAGAAGTTCGATGTCGTCGTCGAGGGCGACATCATCAAGGTGGTGATTTGA
- a CDS encoding PQQ-binding-like beta-propeller repeat protein, with amino-acid sequence MKHCLLIITLAVSVAASDTENWPQFRGAKSDGLGEGLTLPVTWSDTENVVWKAKVPGWGWSSPIVWGDKVFVTSAAGKKELPTPHVGGYPGGHLEQKETHRWMLWCLDFETGRILWEFEAHKGIPPQMRHPRSSFANETPVTDGERVYAYFANIGLFCCDMTGQKLWEHRWPSYPMRDGWNTGSSPVLHSGRIFIQNDNEEASFVETLDALTGKSLWRVAREERSTWSTPYVWESGQRTELITIGMNKVRSYAVEDGTLLWELSGTAGLVSQIPVSKHGLLYVGAGYHYGPLYAIKPGAKGDITLQGDATSNEFIVWSQKRGSSIHPGYLISGDRLFVCYDSGLLGCFDAKTGAEIIAKQRLNTKGSRFYASPWAYNGHLFMLNENGDTWVIDDGPEYKLLHKNTLGDVAWATPAIARGSLLIRTYSWLYRIQNKK; translated from the coding sequence ATGAAACATTGCCTACTGATCATCACACTGGCAGTCTCCGTCGCGGCTTCTGATACGGAAAACTGGCCGCAGTTTCGTGGAGCGAAGTCGGATGGTTTAGGCGAGGGTTTGACATTACCTGTGACGTGGAGTGACACAGAGAACGTGGTGTGGAAGGCGAAGGTGCCGGGCTGGGGGTGGTCGTCGCCGATTGTGTGGGGCGATAAGGTCTTCGTGACTTCGGCGGCCGGTAAGAAGGAACTGCCGACGCCGCATGTGGGCGGTTATCCGGGTGGGCATCTGGAACAAAAGGAGACGCATCGCTGGATGCTGTGGTGCCTCGATTTCGAGACAGGGCGGATTCTATGGGAGTTCGAGGCACACAAGGGTATCCCACCGCAGATGCGGCATCCGCGCAGCTCTTTTGCCAATGAGACTCCAGTGACGGATGGCGAGCGCGTGTATGCCTACTTTGCCAATATCGGCTTGTTTTGCTGCGACATGACAGGGCAGAAGCTCTGGGAACATCGCTGGCCGAGCTACCCGATGCGCGATGGTTGGAACACGGGCTCGTCGCCAGTGCTGCACAGCGGACGCATCTTCATCCAGAATGACAATGAGGAAGCCTCATTCGTCGAGACGCTGGATGCACTCACAGGCAAGTCGCTCTGGCGTGTTGCGCGCGAGGAGCGCAGCACCTGGTCCACGCCGTATGTCTGGGAGAGCGGTCAGCGCACGGAGCTGATCACCATCGGCATGAACAAAGTCCGCTCTTATGCGGTGGAAGATGGGACGCTGCTCTGGGAACTCAGCGGCACCGCCGGACTCGTGAGCCAGATCCCTGTCTCAAAGCATGGCCTGCTCTACGTCGGCGCGGGCTATCACTATGGCCCTCTCTATGCCATCAAACCCGGCGCGAAGGGCGACATCACGCTGCAAGGCGACGCGACGAGCAATGAGTTCATCGTGTGGAGTCAGAAGCGCGGCTCCAGCATCCATCCCGGCTACCTCATCAGCGGCGACCGGCTCTTTGTCTGCTACGACTCCGGCTTGCTCGGCTGCTTCGATGCAAAGACCGGCGCTGAGATCATCGCCAAACAACGCCTCAATACCAAGGGAAGCCGCTTCTACGCCTCGCCCTGGGCCTACAATGGCCATCTCTTCATGCTCAATGAAAACGGCGACACTTGGGTCATCGACGACGGCCCCGAATACAAGCTGCTGCACAAGAACACCCTCGGCGACGTCGCCTGGGCCACGCCTGCCATTGCGAGAGGGAGCTTGCTGATCCGCACGTATTCGTGGCTATATCGAATCCAGAACAAGAAGTGA
- a CDS encoding NAD(P)H-dependent oxidoreductase, translated as MTIIGLSGSLRSGSYNTALLHAAAGPMPAGSELIVKTIHGIPLYDGDLEAAEGILSAVVELGKAIAEADGLLLATPEYNNSIPGPFKNAIDWLSRLPDEAAPVFAGKPVAVIGASPGGFGTLLAQDAWLTVLRTLETRPWFGARLPVSRAAGLFDSEGQLTDAGTKDRLRSFVTGFAAFAQSTPQ; from the coding sequence ATGACCATCATCGGACTCTCCGGCAGCTTGCGTTCCGGTTCATACAATACGGCCCTACTGCATGCTGCGGCGGGCCCGATGCCTGCGGGATCGGAGTTGATCGTGAAGACCATTCACGGCATCCCGCTTTACGATGGCGACCTGGAAGCTGCCGAGGGCATCCTGTCTGCCGTGGTCGAGCTGGGCAAGGCCATTGCGGAAGCGGATGGACTGCTGCTCGCGACGCCGGAATACAACAACTCCATCCCTGGGCCGTTCAAGAACGCTATCGACTGGCTGTCCCGTTTGCCTGATGAAGCAGCGCCGGTGTTTGCTGGCAAGCCCGTGGCCGTCATCGGTGCATCGCCGGGAGGCTTCGGCACGCTGCTGGCGCAAGACGCTTGGTTGACCGTGCTGCGGACGTTGGAGACGCGCCCATGGTTCGGTGCGCGGTTGCCGGTCTCGCGTGCGGCGGGTTTGTTCGACAGCGAAGGCCAGCTCACGGATGCGGGTACCAAGGACAGGCTGCGGAGCTTCGTCACGGGCTTTGCGGCGTTCGCTCAATCCACGCCTCAGTGA
- the polA gene encoding DNA polymerase I yields the protein MSQRLFLLDAMALIYRAHFAFMKNPIRTSDGLNTSALYGFANTLLDIIHNQKPTHLGVAFDNAAPTVRHEIFPAYKAQREEMPEDISLAIPNVKRLLRAMNVPMLEKDGLEADDIIGILATQADKVGLETFMVTPDKDFGQLVTEHVKIFKPGRAGADTEILGVKEICERWGIERPAQVIDILGLMGDAVDNIPGVKGFGEKTATALIQQFGSIENLLANIDQLKGKQKEKLEACREDAILSKKLATIMHDAPFDTGIDDLVIQTHVNEELKAFFTEFEFNTLGKRVFGDDFKAGRGRKTAAEAPAGDLFAAEAISTPTPTKLTTIADTPHVYHLVQSAAERQKLLTALAELKSYCFDLETTGLDPRDTQIVGIAFSWQAHEGWFVYFPRDQKVAKAVLEEFRPLLTREGVEKIGHNLKFDLSVLLAHGMEVRGPFFDSMLAHALIDPDQRHGMDYLSESLLSYTPVPITQVICTEKDDLFSTTMAQAAAEDAQKVADYAAEDADVTWQLAAKLRPQIATTGHTRVFEEIECPLLPVLTRMEHVGVKIDVQALREYGIELDKKAKELERKIHEVAGMAVNLNSPKQLGEVLFDKLKLSDKPKKTATGQYQTNEQVLQSLLGTHPIIQDILDYREVTKLNSTYVEALPHAVSRVTGRVHTTFHQLMAATGRMASSNPNLQNIPIRSDLGREIRKAFIPGHDGWVLLSADYSQIELRVMAALSGDAAMIEAFAQGQDIHIATAARVYGVPLDGVLPEMRRTAKMVNFGIIYGISAFGLSQRLGIPRGEAATIIDNYFKQFPGIKAFMDQIVADARKSGYVETLTGRRRAIRDLTSGNATIRGQAERVAMNTPIQGTAADMIKLAMIRVETALRAANLQTRMLLQVHDELLFELPESEVEQARSIILHEMKHALQLPHGVPAEVEAGTGMDWFKAH from the coding sequence ATGTCCCAACGGCTTTTCCTCCTCGACGCGATGGCGCTCATTTATCGTGCGCACTTCGCCTTCATGAAAAACCCCATCCGCACCAGTGATGGGCTGAATACCTCCGCGCTGTACGGATTCGCCAACACGCTGCTGGACATCATTCACAACCAGAAACCCACACACCTCGGCGTCGCCTTTGACAACGCCGCACCGACCGTTCGCCATGAAATCTTCCCTGCCTACAAAGCGCAGCGTGAAGAGATGCCGGAGGACATTTCACTCGCCATCCCGAACGTGAAACGGCTGCTGCGGGCCATGAACGTGCCCATGCTGGAAAAGGACGGACTGGAGGCCGACGACATCATCGGCATCCTCGCCACGCAGGCGGATAAAGTCGGCCTGGAGACCTTCATGGTCACGCCGGACAAGGATTTCGGCCAACTCGTCACTGAGCATGTCAAAATCTTCAAACCCGGACGTGCGGGTGCCGACACGGAAATCCTCGGAGTGAAGGAAATCTGCGAGCGCTGGGGCATCGAGCGCCCTGCGCAGGTCATCGACATCCTCGGGCTCATGGGTGACGCGGTGGACAACATCCCCGGCGTCAAAGGCTTCGGCGAAAAGACCGCCACCGCGCTCATCCAGCAGTTCGGCAGCATCGAAAACCTGCTCGCCAACATCGATCAGCTCAAAGGCAAGCAGAAGGAAAAGCTCGAAGCCTGCCGCGAGGATGCCATCCTCTCCAAAAAGCTCGCCACCATCATGCACGATGCGCCTTTCGACACGGGCATCGACGACCTCGTCATCCAAACGCATGTGAATGAAGAGCTGAAGGCCTTCTTCACCGAGTTCGAGTTCAACACCCTCGGTAAGCGTGTTTTCGGCGATGACTTCAAAGCCGGTCGCGGTCGCAAAACGGCTGCGGAAGCACCCGCAGGCGATCTTTTCGCCGCAGAGGCCATATCCACGCCCACGCCGACGAAACTGACTACCATCGCCGACACGCCGCATGTGTATCATTTGGTCCAAAGTGCCGCAGAACGCCAAAAACTGCTCACGGCGCTCGCGGAGCTGAAAAGCTACTGTTTTGACCTCGAAACGACCGGACTCGATCCCCGCGACACGCAGATCGTCGGCATCGCGTTTTCATGGCAGGCGCATGAGGGCTGGTTCGTGTACTTCCCGCGTGATCAAAAGGTCGCGAAGGCCGTTTTGGAGGAATTCCGCCCGCTGCTCACTCGCGAAGGCGTGGAGAAGATCGGGCACAATTTGAAGTTCGACCTCAGCGTGCTCCTCGCCCACGGCATGGAGGTCCGCGGGCCATTTTTCGACAGCATGCTCGCACATGCGCTCATCGACCCGGATCAACGCCACGGCATGGATTACCTCTCCGAGTCGCTGTTGAGCTACACGCCCGTGCCGATCACGCAGGTCATCTGCACGGAGAAAGATGACCTCTTCAGCACCACCATGGCGCAGGCAGCTGCCGAGGATGCGCAAAAAGTCGCCGACTACGCCGCTGAGGACGCCGACGTGACCTGGCAGCTCGCCGCGAAACTGCGCCCACAAATCGCCACCACCGGCCACACGCGAGTCTTTGAAGAAATCGAGTGCCCGCTGCTCCCCGTGCTCACACGCATGGAGCACGTCGGCGTGAAAATCGATGTCCAGGCACTGCGTGAATACGGGATAGAGCTCGACAAAAAAGCCAAAGAACTCGAACGCAAAATCCACGAGGTCGCTGGCATGGCGGTGAACCTCAACAGCCCCAAACAGCTCGGCGAAGTGCTCTTTGATAAGCTCAAACTCAGCGACAAGCCGAAGAAAACCGCCACAGGCCAATACCAGACCAATGAGCAGGTGCTACAGTCGCTTTTGGGCACGCACCCCATCATCCAGGACATCCTCGATTATCGTGAAGTCACCAAGCTGAACAGCACCTACGTCGAAGCGCTGCCACATGCCGTTTCACGCGTCACAGGCCGCGTGCATACCACGTTTCATCAGCTCATGGCCGCCACCGGCCGCATGGCCAGCAGCAATCCGAACCTGCAAAACATCCCCATCCGCAGCGACTTGGGCCGCGAAATAAGAAAGGCCTTCATCCCCGGCCACGACGGCTGGGTTTTGCTCAGCGCCGACTACTCCCAGATCGAACTCCGCGTCATGGCCGCCCTCAGCGGCGACGCCGCAATGATCGAGGCCTTCGCGCAGGGCCAGGACATCCACATCGCCACCGCCGCCCGCGTCTATGGCGTGCCACTCGACGGCGTGCTGCCCGAGATGCGCCGCACGGCCAAGATGGTCAACTTTGGCATCATCTACGGCATTAGCGCCTTCGGTTTGAGCCAACGCCTCGGCATCCCGCGTGGTGAGGCCGCCACCATCATCGACAACTACTTCAAGCAGTTCCCCGGCATCAAAGCCTTCATGGATCAAATCGTCGCCGATGCCCGCAAAAGCGGCTACGTCGAGACTTTAACCGGCCGCCGCCGCGCCATCCGCGACCTCACTAGCGGAAACGCCACCATCCGTGGCCAAGCCGAACGCGTGGCGATGAACACCCCCATCCAAGGCACCGCCGCCGACATGATCAAGCTCGCCATGATCCGCGTCGAGACCGCCCTTCGCGCCGCCAACCTACAAACCCGCATGCTCCTCCAAGTGCATGACGAGCTCCTCTTCGAACTCCCCGAATCCGAAGTCGAACAAGCCCGCTCCATCATCCTCCACGAAATGAAACACGCCCTTCAGCTCCCCCACGGCGTCCCCGCCGAGGTCGAAGCGGGAACGGGCATGGATTGGTTCAAGGCGCATTGA
- a CDS encoding LysR family transcriptional regulator, which yields MELRHLRYFIAVAEHENITRAAAQLRVAQPSLSRQIRDLEQELGFELFDHGAKSLRLTEAGRVFLDHARKVMRGAGEAVEAARAVAKGQVGELHLGYAPSLAVEMLPRLLRAFQEQHPGVRVQLHDQSTQEMLRGLRTGSLHMAMLLKVSVRVMEGLDFIEMDRQAVSVLMRPDHPLAKLKKISLKQLAAEPLVAFTLADYPEHHAWIADLFADFARPPQIVEEHDSATSLIAAVEAGRGVALVSERMDCMAGVRLKIIPLNPAPPPLIIGITTAKGSHSIPVANFLKLAREKVQKHGVAHDERSALRRWHGKRRLQLHHLTVA from the coding sequence ATGGAACTACGCCACCTTCGTTACTTCATCGCGGTCGCCGAGCATGAGAATATCACTCGTGCGGCGGCGCAGTTGCGTGTGGCGCAGCCGTCGTTGAGTCGGCAGATTCGTGACTTGGAGCAGGAGCTTGGCTTTGAATTGTTCGATCACGGGGCCAAATCTCTGCGACTCACGGAAGCGGGTCGTGTGTTCCTCGATCATGCTCGCAAGGTGATGCGCGGAGCAGGCGAAGCAGTGGAGGCTGCCCGTGCGGTGGCGAAGGGTCAAGTGGGTGAGCTGCATCTTGGCTATGCGCCCTCACTTGCTGTGGAGATGCTGCCACGGCTGCTGCGTGCGTTTCAGGAGCAACACCCTGGTGTGCGTGTGCAGCTACACGACCAGTCCACGCAGGAGATGCTGCGCGGTCTGCGCACGGGCTCGCTGCACATGGCGATGCTGTTGAAAGTCAGTGTGAGGGTCATGGAGGGACTCGATTTCATTGAAATGGATCGCCAAGCGGTGAGTGTCTTGATGCGTCCTGACCATCCATTGGCCAAGCTGAAGAAGATCAGCCTCAAGCAACTCGCAGCGGAGCCTTTGGTAGCCTTCACGCTCGCCGACTATCCTGAGCATCACGCCTGGATCGCGGATCTCTTTGCCGACTTCGCTCGACCACCGCAGATCGTGGAGGAGCACGACAGCGCTACGAGTTTGATCGCCGCCGTCGAAGCAGGTCGAGGCGTGGCGCTGGTGTCTGAACGGATGGATTGCATGGCAGGAGTGCGGTTGAAAATCATTCCCCTGAACCCTGCACCACCGCCACTCATCATCGGCATCACTACGGCGAAAGGCAGTCACTCGATCCCGGTGGCGAACTTCCTGAAGTTGGCGCGGGAGAAAGTGCAAAAGCATGGAGTCGCCCATGACGAGCGCTCGGCACTTCGACGCTGGCACGGAAAACGTCGTCTTCAGCTCCACCACCTTACCGTCGCCTAG
- a CDS encoding SDR family NAD(P)-dependent oxidoreductase, translating into MHTPFKNKTTLVTGATSGIGREIAILFAERGARVFGTARNPASAKAIPGVEIVQMDVTDDASVNDAIHSIVQKAGPIQVLINNAGYSLTGALEETSLTEARQQFETNFFGVLRVTSAVLPQMRQSGYGRIANISSVVGFIPAPYMGIYTASKHAVEGYTWTLDHEVREFGVRAMLVEPSYTKSNISQNERSAQTALHEYAAQRQRTKEAIDKGVAHGDDPRLIAEAVLQAVTVQQPRLRYPVGRGVWVSRLRRYLPAAVFDWLIRKGARLS; encoded by the coding sequence ATGCACACCCCATTCAAAAACAAAACCACCCTGGTCACCGGAGCCACCTCCGGCATAGGTCGCGAAATTGCCATCTTGTTCGCAGAGCGAGGCGCGCGTGTATTCGGCACAGCACGCAATCCAGCATCGGCGAAGGCTATTCCAGGCGTAGAGATCGTTCAGATGGACGTCACGGATGATGCCAGCGTGAACGATGCGATTCACAGCATCGTGCAGAAGGCCGGGCCGATTCAAGTTCTGATCAACAACGCGGGTTACAGCCTCACGGGAGCCTTGGAAGAGACAAGTCTCACGGAAGCACGGCAACAGTTTGAAACCAACTTCTTCGGTGTGCTGCGCGTGACGAGTGCTGTGCTTCCGCAGATGCGGCAGTCGGGCTATGGGAGAATCGCCAACATCAGTTCCGTGGTCGGATTCATCCCTGCTCCTTACATGGGAATCTACACCGCAAGCAAACACGCCGTGGAAGGATACACCTGGACGCTGGACCACGAGGTGCGGGAATTCGGCGTGCGCGCCATGTTGGTCGAACCCTCTTACACGAAAAGCAACATCAGCCAAAACGAGAGGTCCGCACAGACCGCGCTCCATGAGTATGCCGCGCAACGCCAGCGGACGAAGGAAGCCATCGACAAGGGTGTCGCCCATGGAGACGATCCCCGACTCATCGCGGAGGCTGTTCTTCAAGCGGTCACGGTGCAACAGCCGCGACTGCGTTATCCCGTCGGCAGAGGGGTCTGGGTGAGCCGACTGCGCCGCTATCTCCCTGCTGCCGTCTTCGATTGGTTGATCCGCAAAGGAGCCCGACTCTCATGA
- a CDS encoding NADP-dependent oxidoreductase, protein MKALILKQYGRADHIAFADIPRPQLKPDEILVQVHAAGLNAIDNAIPKGEFKPLLRFKLPATLGSDLAGIVVEVGNRVTRFKPGDAVFASVFDLGTGTLAEFAVVSESAAALKPSNVDFVQAASIPMVGLTSWQALKERAKVMPGQRVFIPAGSGGIGTFAIQLAKELGAFVGTTTSTTNVELVRSLGADEVIDYKKQEFEDVLRDYDMVLGTLKGDTIENALQILKPGSHIVSLVGPPNAAFARARGMNFLMRFVFGLLSRKIIGLAQKKGADYSFLFVRPDGSQLAHIAALIEAGRIRPVVDRVFPFDQAKEALAYLETGRAKGKVVVQMKQQTEG, encoded by the coding sequence ATGAAAGCACTCATCCTGAAACAGTATGGCAGAGCCGATCACATCGCCTTCGCCGACATTCCACGACCTCAGCTCAAGCCCGACGAGATTCTCGTTCAGGTCCACGCTGCTGGTTTGAATGCGATCGATAACGCGATTCCCAAAGGCGAATTCAAGCCCCTCCTTCGATTCAAATTGCCAGCCACGCTAGGCAGCGATCTGGCAGGCATCGTGGTCGAGGTGGGAAACCGAGTCACGCGCTTCAAGCCGGGAGATGCCGTGTTCGCCAGTGTCTTCGATCTCGGAACGGGCACACTCGCCGAGTTCGCCGTCGTGTCGGAAAGTGCCGCCGCACTCAAGCCATCGAATGTGGACTTCGTGCAGGCAGCCTCCATCCCCATGGTCGGCCTCACTTCATGGCAGGCACTGAAGGAGCGGGCCAAAGTCATGCCCGGTCAAAGGGTATTCATTCCCGCGGGCTCCGGTGGCATTGGCACCTTTGCTATTCAGCTCGCCAAAGAGCTGGGAGCATTCGTTGGCACGACAACGAGCACAACCAATGTCGAGCTGGTGCGGAGCCTCGGCGCGGATGAAGTGATTGATTACAAGAAGCAGGAGTTCGAAGACGTGCTGCGGGACTACGATATGGTGCTGGGCACGCTGAAGGGCGACACCATCGAGAACGCACTGCAAATCCTGAAACCCGGAAGCCACATCGTCTCGCTCGTTGGACCGCCAAACGCCGCGTTTGCCCGTGCCCGGGGGATGAACTTCCTCATGCGTTTTGTTTTTGGGTTGCTGAGCCGCAAGATCATCGGTCTCGCCCAGAAGAAGGGCGCAGATTATTCCTTTCTGTTTGTGCGCCCTGACGGCAGCCAGCTAGCCCACATCGCAGCATTGATCGAGGCTGGGCGCATCCGGCCAGTGGTGGATCGCGTGTTCCCGTTCGATCAGGCAAAGGAAGCTCTGGCCTACCTTGAAACAGGCAGAGCCAAAGGCAAAGTCGTGGTGCAAATGAAGCAGCAGACGGAGGGTTGA
- a CDS encoding hydrolase has translation MKSTPIRDPKKDIMLAPGNAALILIDYQPPQVSTVESIDRQTLINNVVALAKTAKLHGLPIIVSTVNVSNGVNEDTIPQLREVLTDVKAIDRTSINSWEDQDFVDAVKATGCKKLIMCALWTEACQLFPTLDALNEGYEVYPVTDAIGGTSHEAHRAAMERMVQAGAKPTTWNSVHCELQRDWNRTQTVPGFLQTFIDHGRAGWFFKLETERKKNKNKNK, from the coding sequence ATGAAAAGCACACCGATCCGCGATCCCAAAAAAGACATCATGCTTGCGCCTGGAAATGCAGCATTAATCCTCATCGACTACCAGCCACCGCAAGTTTCCACCGTCGAGTCCATCGACCGCCAAACGCTCATCAACAACGTCGTCGCGCTTGCCAAGACCGCCAAGCTGCACGGCCTGCCCATCATCGTCTCGACCGTCAACGTCAGCAATGGCGTGAATGAGGACACCATTCCGCAACTCCGTGAAGTGTTGACCGACGTGAAGGCCATCGACCGCACCAGCATCAATTCATGGGAAGACCAGGATTTCGTCGATGCCGTGAAAGCCACTGGATGCAAGAAGCTCATCATGTGCGCACTGTGGACCGAAGCCTGCCAGCTCTTCCCCACGCTGGATGCACTCAACGAAGGCTATGAGGTGTATCCCGTGACGGACGCCATCGGTGGCACTTCCCACGAAGCGCATCGCGCCGCAATGGAGCGGATGGTTCAGGCTGGCGCAAAGCCGACGACGTGGAACTCCGTGCACTGCGAATTGCAGCGCGACTGGAATCGCACGCAGACCGTGCCTGGATTCCTCCAGACCTTCATCGACCACGGTCGTGCGGGTTGGTTCTTCAAGCTCGAAACCGAGCGCAAGAAGAACAAGAACAAGAACAAGTAG
- the murJ gene encoding murein biosynthesis integral membrane protein MurJ has protein sequence MSSQARSTGIVSIAILCSRILGLVRDQVLGGVFGMKFAGIFAMAFRTPNMLRDLFAEGALSTAFVTTFSKKIKLEGDEAAWQLGRKMVSLSLCFMTMVAMAGVALAPWIFRLLTPGWKDEASIELGVTLAQIMYPFITIVSLTALVMGMLNAKKVFFIPAVASAFFNLGCILGGYAVAWMMDPAFREGVITERSLMGFAVGTLIGGAMQLAVQLPSLKRVGFRFGLDFGWKDSGVKDVLHLMWPSLLAACGTQVNVLLNSIFASYTPGQESASGWLAYAQRLQQLPLGLFGVAVATVTLPMLSRLATEGITPEFRAALAKGLRLVLFLTLPCAAGLSLLAHEIISVIFEHGRFKSYDVVQTAAPLQAFAFGLVFYSGIKVLQPSFYTIGRRFIPMYTSLGIIVFTAAANAFTVFVLKWDHTALAWGTGVGLALNFTVLYVCMRRFASGLETGSLMATMLRVGGAVLAMSAVCVAAKYTILADWEHLGLIARMLRLGLTISLSAVLYFMVTQRLRVEESSEFLSILSRRFGKK, from the coding sequence ATGTCCAGCCAGGCCCGCTCTACCGGCATCGTCTCTATCGCTATCCTCTGCAGCCGTATTCTCGGGCTGGTGAGGGATCAGGTGCTCGGGGGTGTTTTTGGGATGAAGTTCGCGGGCATTTTCGCGATGGCGTTTCGCACGCCAAATATGCTGCGCGATCTCTTTGCAGAGGGGGCGCTCTCCACGGCCTTCGTCACCACTTTTTCCAAGAAAATCAAACTAGAGGGGGATGAGGCTGCGTGGCAGCTCGGGCGGAAAATGGTATCGCTCTCGCTTTGCTTCATGACAATGGTGGCGATGGCAGGTGTGGCGCTGGCACCATGGATTTTCCGGCTGCTGACACCGGGGTGGAAGGATGAGGCTAGTATCGAGCTCGGGGTGACGCTGGCGCAGATCATGTATCCATTCATCACGATCGTGTCACTCACGGCGCTGGTCATGGGGATGCTCAATGCGAAGAAGGTTTTCTTCATTCCGGCGGTGGCATCAGCGTTTTTTAACCTGGGGTGCATCCTCGGTGGCTATGCGGTGGCTTGGATGATGGACCCGGCCTTCCGTGAGGGCGTGATCACGGAGCGGAGCCTGATGGGATTTGCAGTGGGCACTCTGATCGGTGGAGCGATGCAGCTCGCCGTGCAGCTCCCTTCGCTGAAGCGTGTGGGCTTCCGCTTCGGGCTGGATTTCGGCTGGAAGGACAGTGGGGTAAAGGATGTGCTGCATTTGATGTGGCCATCTCTGCTCGCGGCCTGCGGCACGCAGGTGAATGTGCTGCTGAACTCGATTTTTGCCTCGTACACACCTGGGCAGGAGTCAGCATCGGGGTGGCTGGCGTATGCGCAGCGGCTCCAGCAGCTCCCGCTGGGTCTATTCGGTGTCGCGGTAGCGACGGTGACGCTGCCGATGCTCAGTCGGCTCGCTACAGAGGGTATCACGCCGGAGTTTCGTGCGGCTTTGGCCAAAGGGTTGCGCTTGGTGCTATTCCTCACGCTGCCATGTGCGGCGGGGCTGTCGCTTTTGGCGCATGAGATCATCTCGGTCATCTTTGAGCATGGCCGCTTCAAATCGTATGATGTGGTGCAGACGGCTGCGCCGCTTCAGGCCTTTGCATTCGGTCTGGTGTTCTACTCAGGGATCAAGGTGCTGCAGCCATCGTTTTACACCATCGGGCGGCGTTTTATTCCGATGTACACCTCCCTGGGCATCATTGTTTTCACTGCGGCAGCGAATGCCTTTACGGTCTTTGTGTTAAAGTGGGATCATACCGCGCTGGCGTGGGGCACGGGCGTGGGGCTGGCGCTGAATTTTACCGTGCTCTATGTGTGTATGCGGCGCTTTGCCTCTGGACTAGAGACGGGCTCACTCATGGCGACGATGCTGCGTGTCGGTGGGGCCGTGCTCGCCATGAGCGCGGTGTGCGTAGCGGCGAAATACACGATTTTGGCGGATTGGGAGCATCTGGGCCTGATCGCCCGTATGCTGAGGCTCGGGCTCACGATCAGTCTTTCGGCCGTTCTTTACTTCATGGTGACGCAGCGGCTGCGAGTGGAGGAATCCTCCGAATTTCTCTCGATTCTGAGCCGACGCTTCGGTAAAAAGTGA